In Paenibacillus sp. FSL R7-0345, a single window of DNA contains:
- a CDS encoding helix-turn-helix domain-containing protein, protein MLESGDVAERTAYICKLIYEAYRVPVGLLDRGGSVRLSLPASFEYRTPLQGSSSLLDEVADYASGQQPMDGHNGAFPLPLLYTTGFLEQFILLRLPGGQSGSAGTMIIGPALSAPITADNAADLMRDYNLAPSLQEGWLKYYRSLPVLSRIRWYHAALLLYTLVTGEELSVTDLLRAGPVQQQAEHLSDGPDLDLSYRRENDWLHHDPMLEREMFRYIANGDKEGVLASQADFSEESFGLLSKKSRLRSRKNLAISSITLATRAAIEGGLFWEMAYTLSDFHIQHIEELNDIPAVDRAQTAALCDFADHVRDNRRSKQSRTSALCQNYIFNHLYEEITLGTLAEIAGLNASYLSHLFKKETGLAVSDYIQRERIEEAKRLMELPGITLSDIATRLHFNDQSYFTKVFKKCTGMTPRQYRKDMGRMY, encoded by the coding sequence ATGCTTGAATCTGGAGACGTTGCGGAACGAACCGCCTATATTTGCAAGCTAATCTATGAAGCCTACCGGGTTCCGGTAGGCTTGCTGGATCGCGGCGGCAGTGTCCGGCTGAGTCTGCCTGCGTCTTTTGAGTACCGGACACCGCTTCAGGGAAGCAGCAGTCTGCTGGACGAGGTTGCGGACTACGCCTCCGGCCAGCAGCCGATGGATGGCCACAACGGCGCTTTTCCTCTCCCGCTCCTGTACACGACCGGATTTCTGGAGCAGTTCATTCTGCTCCGGCTCCCTGGCGGGCAGTCCGGCTCAGCCGGAACCATGATTATCGGTCCGGCTCTCTCCGCACCGATTACCGCGGACAATGCAGCTGACCTGATGCGCGATTATAATCTGGCCCCGAGCCTGCAGGAAGGCTGGCTTAAGTACTACCGCAGCCTGCCGGTACTGAGCCGGATACGATGGTATCATGCAGCACTCCTGTTATACACGCTTGTAACCGGAGAAGAGCTGTCCGTGACAGATCTTCTCCGGGCCGGCCCCGTACAGCAGCAGGCAGAGCATCTCAGCGACGGGCCGGACCTGGACCTCTCCTACCGGCGCGAAAACGATTGGCTGCATCATGACCCGATGCTGGAGCGCGAAATGTTCCGTTATATTGCGAACGGGGATAAGGAGGGGGTGCTGGCGAGCCAGGCGGATTTTTCCGAAGAAAGCTTTGGCCTGCTGTCCAAAAAAAGCCGGCTGCGCAGCAGAAAAAACCTGGCCATCTCCTCCATCACCCTGGCGACCCGGGCAGCAATTGAGGGCGGATTGTTCTGGGAAATGGCTTATACCCTGAGCGATTTTCATATTCAACACATCGAGGAGCTGAACGACATTCCGGCGGTGGACCGGGCGCAGACTGCCGCGCTGTGCGATTTTGCCGACCATGTCCGTGATAACCGCAGATCCAAACAGTCCCGGACCTCCGCCTTGTGCCAGAATTATATTTTTAACCATTTGTATGAGGAAATTACACTTGGCACACTCGCAGAAATTGCCGGACTGAACGCAAGCTATCTGTCCCACCTGTTCAAGAAAGAAACGGGACTTGCTGTAAGCGACTATATCCAGCGCGAGCGGATTGAGGAGGCCAAACGCCTGATGGAGCTGCCCGGCATCACCTTATCTGATATAGCCACCCGGCTGCATTTTAACGATCAGAGTTACTTCACTAAGGTGTTCAAGAAATGTACGGGAATGACTCCCAGACAGTACAGGAAGGATATGGGGCGGATGTATTAG